The following coding sequences lie in one Musa acuminata AAA Group cultivar baxijiao chromosome BXJ1-8, Cavendish_Baxijiao_AAA, whole genome shotgun sequence genomic window:
- the LOC135589233 gene encoding subtilisin-like protease SBT3.11 yields MKRFPVAFVVASILFFLSASLSISVAAEEATVYIAYVECPEGVKPEAFSIRTLAVVLGSEERAKDAVIHHYTHAARGFAAKLTAQQVEELRKQPGVLLVLPDIIYHLHRTDVHV; encoded by the exons ATGAAGAGGTTTCCGGTCGCCTTCGTCGTCGCAtctatcctcttcttcctctctgccTCCCTCTCGATCTCCGTGGCGGCGGAGGAGGCCACCGTGTACATCGCCTACGTGGAATGTCCCGAGGGCGTGAAACCCGAGGCCTTCTCTATTCGAACCCTCGCCGTCGTCCTTGGGAG TGAAGAGCGCGCCAAGGATGCCGTGATCCATCATTATACGCATGCCGCGAGGGGGTTCGCGGCGAAACTCACCGCACAACAGGTCGAAGAATTGCGGA AGCAACCTGGGGTTCTTCTCGTTTTGCCCGATATAATCTACCATCTCCATCGCACAGATGTGCATGTCTAA